From the Paenibacillus sp. MMS20-IR301 genome, the window TTCTGCAGCTTTGACGCCCATCTCGATGCTGTAGATGTGGACAGTGGTCAGATGCGGCTCAATAATGCTTGATTCCGGGCTGTTATCGAAGCCGCAGACGACAAGCTGACCGGGAATGGAATAACCCAGATTCTTCAGGGATTTCATGAAATTGACCGCAATGTAATCGTTCGCGCACACAAAGGCGGACGGAAGCTCCGCCATGCCGGTTAATTTCTCTTCCGCCCAGCCGGGACCGGCAAAGAAAGTATCATCTTTATCGAGCACACACTGGTCCGGATTCAGCCGGATGCCTGCCTCATGCAGCGCCCGGTTGAAGCCGGTCCACCGTTCGTTAAAGCTCCGGCAATGATTATAATCCCCGATGAACCCCAAAGTTGTGTAACCGCCCTCAATTAGCTTGCTGGTAAGCTGATACGTGCTGTGCTCATTCTCCATTAATAAAATATCCGCCCGGAAATCGGGATAACAGATATGTGCAGAGCAGTCGATGAAAATAGTCGGTACCGCAAGGCTTGTAATCAGCTGGCTGTAGGCCAGGTTAAACAGCTCAATGCAGATAATCCCGTCCACATTGGCGACGTCGAAATTATTCGGCAGCGTCAATGCCTTCTGGTCAATCTCCCGGATAATATGTATGGATAAATTATATCCCTCCGCACTGATCCGCTTCTCCAGGCCGCTGATCAGAGCCGATCCAAAGTGTGAGGTATTCGGAAGATTCTCCGTTAATAAGGCGATATTCCGTGAACTCTTCGGAGGAACCGGGTCCGGCTCTATCAGAGAAAATTGTTTATACTTTAACTCAATAGCCTTCTTGATCACCTTGCTCCTGGTCTCTTCAGGCAGGCCTTCCGTTCCGTTCAAGGCTTTGGAGGCTGTGTTTCTGGAGATCCCGAGTGCATCAGCGATATCCTGGATCGTTACTTTTCCCCGTGCCATATCTGTAAGCTCACCTCAGTCTCTTATCGTTGTACTCCCTTAAATGTATAATAGTTTCGCCAAAATAGCAATGTTATTTTTACAAATGCACAATTATGTTTACATTTTTGAAGCGGGAATAGGTTGGCGTCTTCTTGGTAAAGGCATAGAGATGAATATTTCTAGCGTGAATATTGCTTTTTTACTGATGGAAGCAGTTTTTTTGATTTTTTCACAACTATATAGAGCATTTAATGATAATTTTATTGTCAAATGTACAAATATATTTTTACAAAATGTATTGACTGTTGATGATGTGTTTGGTAAATTGTAAATGAAATGAGGGGCGTGGATGTAAAAATGTAAACCTTAACATACGTCCCGGCAGCAGTGAAATACAAACTATGCATAAGAATGGAGGTAAAGGCATTGCAAAACACGATAGAAGCGGACCGGCGGAAACTGGCAGCGGAGCGGAAAGGCTCTCTGATGGAATATGTAAAGAAGCATTACTTTTTGTATCTCATGCTGTCGCCTGCGCTGATCCTGACCCTGATTTTCAAATACGGTCCGATGTATGGTGCAGTTATTGCCTTTAAGGATTTCAGTCCGCTCAAGGGGATCATGGGAAGTGAATGGGTCGGACTGTACAATTTTGAGAAATTCCTGTCATCCCCAAACTTCGGAGTTATTTTTATGAATACGCTTAAATTGAGCTTGTCCGGTCTGATTCTGACGTTCCCAGTGCCCATCCTGCTAGCGCTGATGCTGAATCAGGTCCGCCGGGCCGGAGTGAAGAAGAATGTCCAGCTGTTCCTGTATGCGCCTAACTTTATATCTGTCGTTGTGGTGGTGGGCATGCTGTTTATCTTCCTGTCACCGACAGGACCTGTGAATCAACTGTTCAGCTGGATTGCCGGTGAGCCGGTAATGTTCATGTCGCGTCCGGAGTACTTCCGCTGGATCTATATTCTGTCCGACATCTGGACGGGGGCGGGCTGGGCTTCCATCATCTATGTGGCGGCGCTGGCGAATGTGGACCCTGAGTTACATAATGCGGCGAATCTGGATGGGGCAAATCTGCTGCAGAGAATCCGTCATATTGATCTTCCGGCCATCCGCCCGATTATGGCGATTGTGTTCATTCTTGCGGCAGGCGGAATCATGTCGATCGGCTTCGAGAAGGCTTATCTCATGCAGACGGCCACGAACCTTCCGGCCTCGGAGATCATCCCGACCTATGTATACAAAATCGGCCTGCAGTCCGGTGACTATGCCTACTCAGCTGCGGTAGGGCTGTTCAATTCGATCATCAATGTCATCCTGCTGGTTACGGTGAACTTCACCGTGAAGAAGCTGAATGAGGGCGAAGGCCTTTACTAAGAAAGGAGCAACAAGTCATGTTCGTCAAACATTCCCGGATGGACCGTTTTATGCTTGCGCTGAACGCTGCTTTTCTGACCCTGGCCGTGCTGGTTGTGATTCTTCCGCTCATCTATGTGGTGATTGCTTCCTTCATGGATCCGTCCGTGCTGCTCAGCCGGGGGATTTCCTTCCGCCTGTCCGACTGGTCCGCTGAAGGCTACAGGATGATTCTTACCAATCCGGCGATGCTCCGGGGATTTGCCAACGCGGTTTTGTATGCCTCGGCTTTTGCTGTTCTTACCGTTATGGTTTCAGTCTGCGCCGGATATGCCCTGTCGGATGAGCGGCTCAAGGGGAAAGGCCTGTTTATGACCGTCTTCCTCTTCACAATGTTCTTCGGCGGCGGCCTGGTCCCGACCTACCTGCTGGTCAAAAACCTGGGGCTGCTGGATACCGTCTGGGCGGTAATTATTCCCGGGGCAGTGAACGTCTGGAATATTATTTTGTCCCGGACCTTCTTCAAGGGGGTACCGAAGGAGCTGAAGGAGGCGTCCAATGTCGACGGCGCTTCGGAGATGAGGATTTTCTTCAGCATCGTACTGCCGCTCTCCAAGCCGATTATTTTCGTGCTGGCGCTGTACGCTTTTGTCGGCCAGTGGAATTCCTATTTCGACGCGATGATCTATCTTGATAATCCTAATCTCCATCCGCTGCAGCTCGTGCTGCGCTCCATCCTGATTCAGAATCAGGTAGACCCGGGCATGATCAGTGATCAGCTGGCGGCGGCGGAAATGAAGCGCTTGTCGGAAATTATCAAGTATGCGGCAATCGTGGTCTCAAGCGTCCCGCTGATTGTTATGTATCCGTTTTTCCAGAAGTATTTTGAGAAAGGTGTCATGGTCGGCTCCATTAAATAGGCAGCGGCCCGCACATAGATAAGCTTCTTTCATTCTTATTTATATTGGAGGTCATTTCCGGTGACAAGATCAAACAGATCCAAAGTATTGTCCAAAACTGCTTCAGCCTCTGTCCTCGCTTCCTTCATGTTCCTTGCAGCCTGCGGCGGCGGGGGAGGAGGAGGAAAAGCTGCCAGTGAGCAACAGGACCCGGACGGCAAAGTTACCCTGAACTTCATTACGCAAAGCTCCGCGCTGGCTCCGGCCGACCCGAATGACAAGCTGATCAATAAACGGCTCGAAGAGAAAACGAATGTGCATATCAACTGGAAGAACTTCACGAATGATGTGTTTGTGGAGAAAAGAAATCTGGCTGTCGCCAGCGGCGACCTTCCGGATGCGATTTTCAATGCGGACTATAGCGATTATGAGCTGCTGAAGCTGGCCAAAGACGGCGCCATCATTCCGCTGAATGAGCTGATCGAGCAGAATATGCCTAACTTCAGCAAGGTACTGGAGGAAGCTCCCGAGTATAAAAGCATGATTACAGCACCAGACGGCAACATTTACGCATTCCCCTGGATTGAGGAGCTTGGCAACGGCAAGGAAAGAATCCAGGCGGTGGACAGCATGCCTTGGATTAATGTGGAATGGCTGAAGAAGCTGGGCCTTGATATGCCGGCCACCACGGAAGAATTGAAGCAGGTGCTGATTGCCTTCAAGACTGGGGATCCGAACGGCAACGGCCAGGCGGACGAAATTCCGTTGTCCTTCATTAACAAGCCGGGAGCGGAGGATTTGGCCTTCCTGTTCGGTTCGTTCGGACTCGGTGAGAATCCTGACCATGCGGTGGTCAGCAATGACGGCAAAGTAATCTTTACGGCTGCGCAGGAGGACTACAAGAATGCGGTGAAATTCATCAATGAGCTGTACAAAGAGAAGCTGATTGATATTGAAGCCTACACCCAGGACTGGAGCACTTATCTGGCCAAAGGGAAGGATCAGAAATACGGCCTTTATTTCTCCTGGGATAAAGCGAATATCTCCGGCGCTAACGATGCCTATGAAGTAATGCCGCCGCTGGCGGGACCGGATGGTGAAATCAATGTCACCCGGACGAACGCCCTGGGTCTTGGCCGCGGCAAGATGGTCATTACGAGCGCGAATAAGAACCTGGAAACTACAGCGAAATGGGTGGATCAGCTGTATGATCCGCTCCAGTCCGTACAGGACAACTGGGGTACCTATGGTGATGAGACGCAGCAGAACATCTTTGAGTTCGATGAGGCAGCGGCCATGCTGAAGCATCTGCCGCTTGAAGGTGCCGCACCGGTTGAGCTGCGCGAGAAGACGAGCATCGGCGGTCCGCTGGCGATCCTCGATTCCTATTATGGTAAGTACACCACCATGCCGGATGATGCCAAGGGCAGAATGGATATCGTCAAGAACATTATGGCGCCGAAAATGAAGGCAGAGAACGTGATGCCGAGCGTATTCCACTCCATCGACGAGCTGGACCGGCTGACGACGATTGAAACCGACTTGTTCGCCTATGTGCTCAGAATGCGGACCGAATGGTACCAGAACGGCAAAATAGATGCGCAGTGGGCCGATTATCTTAAGGAGCTGGACCGCCTGGGCCTGCAGGAATGGCTGACGATCAAGCAGAGCGGCTACGACAGGGCAACGGGGAAGTAAATAATATATAAATATAAATTAAGATTGAACCGGAATCTTGAGAAAAGGGAGCGGAGCAGCGGAGGATTAGGCTGGAACTGAAGACTGGCATCGGAAGGATAGGGATTTAAATCAAACTTGGAGATATAGCTTCAGGGGGGGGTGGCGGAGGAGAAGTTTGGAACTGTAGGAGCATAGCATCCGCCTTTGTCTGCTGATTTCCACCGCTAACAGCGGTTATAATCAAGAAATCTGCAGACAACAGCGGCCGGAAGTCCAAACATTCTCTGCAGCTGCGGTTAATCCCCGGAATAATAAATCACAAGTATAATCTAATCCAATTCTTACAGTGGCGAAGTCCAAGCCTTTCCCTCAGTTGAGCCCGGCCTTTTCTCTAAATTCTCGGTTCAATCTATCCGGGAGAAAAGGAGAAATCATAATGTCAGCAACTACTAAACAAAACTACCGGGGGGTCTATCATTTCTCACCCGAGAAGAACTGGATGAATGATCCGAACGGGCTGGTGTACTTCGAGGGGGAATATCATTTGTTCTTCCAGCATCACCCGGACGGGATGACTATGGGCGAGATGCACTGGGGTCATGCGGTGAGTAAGGACCTGGTGACTTGGGAGGAGCTGCCGCTTGCGCTGGTGCCGGATGAGCTGGGGATGATTTTTTCGGGAAGCGCTGTGGTCGACTGGCACAATACGACGGGATTTTTCGGGGAAAAACCGGGTCTGGTGGCAATCTTCACACATCATCTGAACAGGCCGGAAGATGAGCATCCGCTTCAGTATCAGAGTATTGCCTATAGTAAGGATAACGGCAGAACCTGGACGAAATACGCCGGGAACCCGGTGCTTACACATGATACCTTCATTGATTTCCGTGATCCCAAAGTATTCTGGGATAGGGAGCGGAGCCGGTGGGTCATGATTGTCGCCTGCGGCCAGACCGTCTGCCTGTATCATTCGCCGGACCTGATTCACTGGACCTTCGCCAGCGAATTCGGCACAGGCACCGGTTCGCATGACGGGGTATGGGAGTGTCCGGATCTGTTCCCGCTGGCTGTGGACGGGGATAAGGAGAAGATCCGCTGGGTAATGCTCGTCAGCATTGGCGCTGACCCTGCCTATGAGGAAGGCTCGCGGACACAGTATTTCACTGGCGGCTTTGACGGTGAGGTGTTCACGCCTGACGAGGCTTCGCATAGCATCCGCTGGGTGGATTACGGCAGGGATAATTATGCCGGCGTAAGCTGGTCCGATCTGCCGGAGGAAGACGGAAGACGCCTGTTCATCGGCTGGATGAGCAACTGGATGTATGCGCCGCAGACGCCGTCCGCAGGCTTCCGCGGGGCGATGACCATTCCCAGGGAGCTTACGCTGGAGACAAGAAACGGGGAGGCCGCGCTTATTCAGCGGCCTGCACAAGAGCTGGAAGCGGTGCGAATTCCGGTCCTGTCGCTCACCAACGCTTCTGCGCAAGAGATTAATGCGGCATGTGCCGGTATTCAGCTGGAGGCATATGTAATTGAAGCGGAGCTTGCGCCTGGAATGACTGCCGGGTTCCGCATGAAGGCAGGCGCCGCTGAGCAGACGCTTGCCGGAATTAACGGGCAGACGCAGGAGCTGTATGTTGACCGGAGGGTATCCGGGAAGAGCAGCTTCCACCCGCTGTTCGCAGGAATGCATTCCGCCAGGCTCGCAGCTCCGGCAGCAGCCTGTGATCTGCATATCTATGTGGACCGCTCCTCGGTTGAGGTATTTGCCGGCGGAGGCCAGGCAGTTATTACAGATCTAATATTCCCTGAGCACGGATCAACCGGTCTGGCCGCATTTGCAGAGCAGGAGGAGAAGCGGTTCCTTTCGGTCCGTATTTATGAGCTGTCTCCTGCTGCGCCTGCCGGCGGCAGCCGGTAACGGGAGGGCTGCCTGGATGCGTATAGGAGCTATTGAAGCCGGCGGAACCAAATTCATCTGCGGGATCGGGGATGAGAACGGGGTGATCTTGGAGCAGATCAGCTTCCCGACAAATCATCCGGGGCAGACGATGCCCCAGGTTATTGAATATTTTCAGGGTAAAGAGGTAGAGGCTATCGGAGTCGGCTCCTTCGGCCCCATTGATCTCTCTCCAGGCAGCCCGGCCTATGGCTGCATTACGACCACGCCGAAGCCGGGATGGGCAAACTATAATCTGCTTGGCGCCTTGAAGCAGGTCTTTCCGGTTCCGTTCGGCTGGGATACCGATGTGAATGCAGCGGCATACGGAGAGGTCAAGTGGGGGGCTGCGCGGGGCCTGTCCAGTTGTCTGTACATGACTGTAGGCACCGGCATTGGTGTCGGCGTATATTCCGAAGGCCGGTTAGTCCACGGTCTTGTCCATCCAGAAGGCGGGCATGTGCCGGTACGGCGTCATCCGGAGGATGATTATGCCGGACACTGTCCATACCACGGAGACTGTCTCGAAGGAATGGCGGCGGGCCCTGCCATTGAAGCCCGGTGGGGCAAGAAGGGGTATGAGCTTCCGGCGGAGCACAAGGCATGGGAGATTGAAGCCTATTATCTTGCCCAGTCCATCACCCAAGCCATACTGCTGCTCTCTCCGCACAAAATTATACTCGGCGGCGGCGTAATGCAGCAGGTGCAGCTGTATCCGCTGATCCGCCGGGCGGTCCTGCGGAATCTGAACGGCTATGTCAATACGGATGCCATTCTGGAGCGGATGGACGAGTATATTACGGCTCCGGGGCTGGGCCAGCAGGCGGGATTATGCGGCGCTCTGGCCTTGGGACTATCGGCGGCAAGGGGCAATGAAGGCCGGTTAGAATAGATAACTGCATATCACTGAAATCGCAGAGCAGCGGCACTTCCATACCGGGAGAACGCTGCTCTGTTGATGTATCCGCCCGGCTGTAATCCGAGGTGTGACTCCACGCACCTCCTTCTTTTCTGAAAGGTGTATATTCATTCATGTAAACCTCCACTCCCGAGCAAACTTTTCAAAATTTGATTTCAATCCTCCTTTTGCACCCGGCACCCGTTATAGAATGAGGTTGCTGATAGACATTATCAATTGGAGGCGTGAGAGATGAACAATACAGAGATTAAGATTGCTAAGGATACGTACTGGGTAGGCAAAATCGACAACCGGGAGGTTCCGTTCCACCGGCTGATCCTGGCGAAGGGAACCACCTATAATTCATATTTGCTCAAAACAGGCAAGCCGACCGTTATCGATACGGTGGATATGGAGTTCGGCCGTGAATATGCGGAGCGGATGGCGGAGCTGATTGATCCGCTGGATATTGCCTACATTGTAATCAACCATACCGAGCCGGATCACTCCGGGGGTCTAGCGGCACTGGCCTCACAGGCGGCTAATGCAACGATCGTGTGCACGGAGATCGCCGTGCCGGAGCTGCAGGAAATGTACAAGCTGCACAGCCGCAACTTCCTGGCGGTGAAGGACGGGGATACGCTAGATATCGGCGGCAAAACGCTGCTGTTCAAAGAGACTCCGTACCTGCATACCGCTGAGACGATGATCACTTATTGTGTGGAGGACAAAATCCTCTACCCTTGCGATATCTTCAGCACCCATGTGGCTGTGGATAAGCTGTTCAGCGATGAAGCCGGGTTCGACATTACCGAGGACTTCAAAGGTTACTATAACGCAATTATCCATCCGCACAGAAGATATGTCCGTACACTGATGGAAGCTGTTAAGGATCTGGATATTGAGATGATCGCCCCTTCTCACGGGTTCCTGATCCGCGAAGACGTCCAGAAGTATATGGATCTGTATGCCGAGTTGAGCCGGGAGACGACCGAAGGGAAGAAAGCGGCTATCGTGTATACAACCATTAAGAACAATACGAAGAAGATGGCCGGCATTCTGCAGGCCACGCTGCAGGAGAACGGAATTGAGACTACCGTATGGGATGCGGATAAAAGCGAGCGGTCCGTTATTCTGGACAGCATCGCCGCAGCAGACGCCGTCTTCATCGGCAGCTCGACCCGTTATGCCGATATGATCGGCAATCTGGAGCCGCTGCTGAAGGAGCTGCAGCAGATGAATCTGGAGGGCAAGCTGGCTGCAGCCTTCGGCTCTTACGGCT encodes:
- a CDS encoding FprA family A-type flavoprotein gives rise to the protein MNNTEIKIAKDTYWVGKIDNREVPFHRLILAKGTTYNSYLLKTGKPTVIDTVDMEFGREYAERMAELIDPLDIAYIVINHTEPDHSGGLAALASQAANATIVCTEIAVPELQEMYKLHSRNFLAVKDGDTLDIGGKTLLFKETPYLHTAETMITYCVEDKILYPCDIFSTHVAVDKLFSDEAGFDITEDFKGYYNAIIHPHRRYVRTLMEAVKDLDIEMIAPSHGFLIREDVQKYMDLYAELSRETTEGKKAAIVYTTIKNNTKKMAGILQATLQENGIETTVWDADKSERSVILDSIAAADAVFIGSSTRYADMIGNLEPLLKELQQMNLEGKLAAAFGSYGWSGEAIEVIQDYLNGTNMSVQSTSDVIKSTGMTHVEFPIRVRFSPKEAEKTQRIKNAAEFVSDLLLSAI
- a CDS encoding ABC transporter substrate-binding protein, with translation MFLAACGGGGGGGKAASEQQDPDGKVTLNFITQSSALAPADPNDKLINKRLEEKTNVHINWKNFTNDVFVEKRNLAVASGDLPDAIFNADYSDYELLKLAKDGAIIPLNELIEQNMPNFSKVLEEAPEYKSMITAPDGNIYAFPWIEELGNGKERIQAVDSMPWINVEWLKKLGLDMPATTEELKQVLIAFKTGDPNGNGQADEIPLSFINKPGAEDLAFLFGSFGLGENPDHAVVSNDGKVIFTAAQEDYKNAVKFINELYKEKLIDIEAYTQDWSTYLAKGKDQKYGLYFSWDKANISGANDAYEVMPPLAGPDGEINVTRTNALGLGRGKMVITSANKNLETTAKWVDQLYDPLQSVQDNWGTYGDETQQNIFEFDEAAAMLKHLPLEGAAPVELREKTSIGGPLAILDSYYGKYTTMPDDAKGRMDIVKNIMAPKMKAENVMPSVFHSIDELDRLTTIETDLFAYVLRMRTEWYQNGKIDAQWADYLKELDRLGLQEWLTIKQSGYDRATGK
- a CDS encoding glycoside hydrolase family 32 protein: MSATTKQNYRGVYHFSPEKNWMNDPNGLVYFEGEYHLFFQHHPDGMTMGEMHWGHAVSKDLVTWEELPLALVPDELGMIFSGSAVVDWHNTTGFFGEKPGLVAIFTHHLNRPEDEHPLQYQSIAYSKDNGRTWTKYAGNPVLTHDTFIDFRDPKVFWDRERSRWVMIVACGQTVCLYHSPDLIHWTFASEFGTGTGSHDGVWECPDLFPLAVDGDKEKIRWVMLVSIGADPAYEEGSRTQYFTGGFDGEVFTPDEASHSIRWVDYGRDNYAGVSWSDLPEEDGRRLFIGWMSNWMYAPQTPSAGFRGAMTIPRELTLETRNGEAALIQRPAQELEAVRIPVLSLTNASAQEINAACAGIQLEAYVIEAELAPGMTAGFRMKAGAAEQTLAGINGQTQELYVDRRVSGKSSFHPLFAGMHSARLAAPAAACDLHIYVDRSSVEVFAGGGQAVITDLIFPEHGSTGLAAFAEQEEKRFLSVRIYELSPAAPAGGSR
- a CDS encoding LacI family DNA-binding transcriptional regulator, yielding MARGKVTIQDIADALGISRNTASKALNGTEGLPEETRSKVIKKAIELKYKQFSLIEPDPVPPKSSRNIALLTENLPNTSHFGSALISGLEKRISAEGYNLSIHIIREIDQKALTLPNNFDVANVDGIICIELFNLAYSQLITSLAVPTIFIDCSAHICYPDFRADILLMENEHSTYQLTSKLIEGGYTTLGFIGDYNHCRSFNERWTGFNRALHEAGIRLNPDQCVLDKDDTFFAGPGWAEEKLTGMAELPSAFVCANDYIAVNFMKSLKNLGYSIPGQLVVCGFDNSPESSIIEPHLTTVHIYSIEMGVKAAEMLLSRIQTPEQPFQVSHIYTAPIIRESTPGII
- a CDS encoding ABC transporter permease subunit yields the protein MEYVKKHYFLYLMLSPALILTLIFKYGPMYGAVIAFKDFSPLKGIMGSEWVGLYNFEKFLSSPNFGVIFMNTLKLSLSGLILTFPVPILLALMLNQVRRAGVKKNVQLFLYAPNFISVVVVVGMLFIFLSPTGPVNQLFSWIAGEPVMFMSRPEYFRWIYILSDIWTGAGWASIIYVAALANVDPELHNAANLDGANLLQRIRHIDLPAIRPIMAIVFILAAGGIMSIGFEKAYLMQTATNLPASEIIPTYVYKIGLQSGDYAYSAAVGLFNSIINVILLVTVNFTVKKLNEGEGLY
- a CDS encoding carbohydrate ABC transporter permease, with the protein product MFVKHSRMDRFMLALNAAFLTLAVLVVILPLIYVVIASFMDPSVLLSRGISFRLSDWSAEGYRMILTNPAMLRGFANAVLYASAFAVLTVMVSVCAGYALSDERLKGKGLFMTVFLFTMFFGGGLVPTYLLVKNLGLLDTVWAVIIPGAVNVWNIILSRTFFKGVPKELKEASNVDGASEMRIFFSIVLPLSKPIIFVLALYAFVGQWNSYFDAMIYLDNPNLHPLQLVLRSILIQNQVDPGMISDQLAAAEMKRLSEIIKYAAIVVSSVPLIVMYPFFQKYFEKGVMVGSIK
- a CDS encoding ROK family protein; the encoded protein is MRIGAIEAGGTKFICGIGDENGVILEQISFPTNHPGQTMPQVIEYFQGKEVEAIGVGSFGPIDLSPGSPAYGCITTTPKPGWANYNLLGALKQVFPVPFGWDTDVNAAAYGEVKWGAARGLSSCLYMTVGTGIGVGVYSEGRLVHGLVHPEGGHVPVRRHPEDDYAGHCPYHGDCLEGMAAGPAIEARWGKKGYELPAEHKAWEIEAYYLAQSITQAILLLSPHKIILGGGVMQQVQLYPLIRRAVLRNLNGYVNTDAILERMDEYITAPGLGQQAGLCGALALGLSAARGNEGRLE